In Nitrospirota bacterium, the genomic window TTCCTCCGCAGGCTATGCGTAAAGGGACGGGCGAAATGTGATAATAATGTCGTAGCATCTTCACCGGTGTGTCCTCCCGGATGTTGTCAGGACCCTGGCCCGACTAAACCAATACCATGCCCGGGGAAGGGGCGGAAAAAATCGGCTTGACTCAAAAGGGGACTTGCGTGATAATCACGCCGTTCCGTGCTCCATGAATCCCGCGACTTGCAATCCCCCGGCTCCTGCCGGTGGGGGCTACATTAATCCCTACAAGAGGAGTTCTCTGAAATGGATCCTTGCCCCTGCGGTTCAAACGTTGATTACGGCTCCTGCTGCGGCCCCCTTATCTCGGGCGAGCAACGGGCGGCGACAGCCGAGCAGCTCATGCGCTCGCGGTACAGCGCCTACGT contains:
- a CDS encoding SEC-C metal-binding domain-containing protein, with the translated sequence MDPCPCGSNVDYGSCCGPLISGEQRAATAEQLMRSRYSAYV